AGTGTGTAGGAAAGGCACCTTTATTTTAAGTGAAGTTCACGTTTTCATGTTGCCACCCCTTTGTTTTGTCCCTGTGTTACAACAGAGATTACATCTATTACAATGATGTGTATGCCTTCAACCTGGACACTTTTACATGGAGCAAGCTGTCCCCATCCGGGACTGGGCCCACACCCCGGTCGGGCTGCCAGATGACCGTCACCCCTCAGGGCAACATCATCATCTATGGTGGCTACTCAAAACAGGTAAGATGTGCGGGACACAGGGGGGCTTCTGTCTGCTGTGCTTTCAGTCTTGCCAACGATGAGAACCTCAAATAAGATTGCACGTTAGTTTAACGTAAGTCTTTTCTGTTGTTTAGATGAGACATGGACAGAGGTGTGTGGTCTGCTCCTCTGTGAACACACTGAGGTCCTGTACAGCCTTGCTGCGTTCTCATCCGTGTGCCACGAGGTGCAccccccctccttcctctctgccccacccccactaaGCCAGTGGTCAGCCCTTGCTctggaaaggaaaacagtcagtTTTCTGTAGTTGTGATCTGCCCGGGCCTCATCTAGACGTGAGAGACGTGGGCTGTGGCCAGGGCTGCCTCTTAATCACAGCACATGCTCCACAGAGCCAAACAAGATGATGAACAGCAAGCCGCCTTAGGCTGACCCCACTTTAATCAAGACAGGATCTCATTCCCCACCGCTGCTTCTACAACTGCACAGACAGCCAGGGGGCAGTCCTAGCACCACGATTCAGAGCCCACTGATGCCAGGCCTTGGCATTGGATGGAATGAGAAGCTGGTCTGTTTGCCTTCTTGGGGGTTTACCAGAATTGATGAAAGACGCGGGTGTGATGGTGTGGTTCGTCTGGGTGGGGACACCCATCACAGGAGCAGCGCATGGCTCCTCCTGCCCTTACCACCCATCCTGGGGTGTCTGGTTGAGCTAGGCAGCATCCAGGGAGGCAGCCTGTGTCAGCAAGCCCTTAGCTCATGGGAATAGACCTCTTGGTGGCTTCTGCGTTCCACAAACAGTCCATCTGGGGACCTCAGCCATCATCAACCCCAGTTCTGAAAAATCCCTGCCATTGTCAGTCCAGCAGAACCAGTGTGAAGTGGTGATAAAGACTGACCTCTGTTGCCAAGGTGCTGAGGGCGGCCTCTGGCCGGCAGTCGTGCTGGCAGGCGGAGAAGGAAGGCCCCGTGTGCCTCACTCTTCGGACGTGGAGCCAAGAAGCAGTCCTGGCAGGTTTATGGCAGTGCGTCCTGGCCTGTCCAGAGGGCGCCCCCAGCACACACAGTAGGGTTGTTTGTCCACCTGCTGCGAGGCGGCCCAGCGTGCCCTTGACCTGCCCTGGTGTCCCCTGTGCTGACCAGGCCTTCTGCTCTGCTGTCAGGCTGCTGCTGTGTCTCAGTGCTCAGGCCGGGAGTGACGTGGGGGCCCTTGGCCCCTCCCTGGCAGCTCTGTGTCCTTCAGCTTGGTGCCCCCATACCCCCGCTCCAGTCCTCCCCCAGTGCTGTTGGGAGTCCTTTCTCAGAGTGGCCGGGAGTCCGGTCCGCTGCAGTGCCACCTTGGAGTGCCAGAGCGTGCCCCCTGCTGGGACCAGGCACACCGAAGTTGGGAGCCGCCAGGGCTGTCTCCTGCTGACAGTTGAAGGGCCTGGCTCTGAGTGTGAGGCTGGGGcagcaggagactcaggacatGGTCCAGAGCTCGTGGTCCAGGCAGGAGGACGTGGGGGCACGTGCACAGGCTGTCCTGGGCTCTGGGGTCACTGACGGTTGTGCTGTGACAGCTTAGTGCTGTCACACTTGGCACACGTCTCTCAGATGTCCGTGTGAGCAGAGGAAGGAATTGTGTGTGAAGTGCACGCCCGAGTCACCACTCTGTGGAGTCAACATCCGCTCACCCTTGAGAACAGCCGAGACCCCAGGTGGACGTGCCACAGCCCCCGGGCGTCATGCCCACCCCGTGTCTTCCAGTGGGAGGGCTGAGTGTTGTGCCAGCATGCTGGGCGTCACTGGGAAGGACAGCACAGGCCACCACGAGAGAGACCAGCGCACGGTGGGCTCCAGTCACCCCCGTGAGGATCGGGGGGTGGAATGGGGGCGTTGCACACCAGGAGGAGCCCTGACGGCTGCAGCATCCTTGCACCCTGGCCGCTATGTGGAAGCCATTGACCCGGTGGGCAGAGCGCCTGCTTGGGAGGGGCTCTGGCTCACAGGCCACAGGGGCCGTGTTTACACGTGACGGTGAGGAAGACCCGCTCCGCTCATTGGTCTAGGAAGGATGGTTGCTGTCGGTGGAGCAATACCATGGATACCGCAGGTGTAAGGGGACGAGGGGGAGGGCTGCGCCGGCTGTAACTGGTTTCTAGTGACCTGCCTGCGGCGCCGACTTCCCCTATGTGCCCCTGTGGGTGAGGCCTCGGTGTGGGCTTAGCTCCCGTGAGTGGGGGGCATTGGCCTGGAGGGTGGGCCTGGGAGTGGCAGCCACTTCCTGGTCAGCCTGCAGGACGGGAGGACTGTCCGTCTCGGGGACTGTGGCACGCAGAGGCTGGCCGCCTGACTGTGAGTTTCCCCACGGATGAAAGAGGAGGCAGGGGCCTGGCCTCGTCCTTGGTTCTAGGACGCTCAGGCCATAGTCCAGTCACGGAATGGGGATTGTTTcgttttctaaaaggaaaatagCTTTTCCCTTTACAGTAAACACAACGCATACTCATTAGTAAACAAGACAAGATGAATTACGTGTGCACTTCAGCTGAGAGAACAAAACCATACTGCCCAGTGATAAGGCCTCGCACCCAGACCTGGGATTCAAGGACTGTCCAGTGAAGTCCCAGGGCTCTGCAGGGAAGCGGCCAATTCCAGAACTGGGGCAGGGAGTGTGTGAACGGTGCCGGAGCCCAGGAAACTCAAGAAATCTGCGCCAGTGGGGCACATCATCGGCCTGGGACCCGCCCTAGAGGGTCCCCAGGGGCAGAGCTGGAGGCGTGTGAGCAGCGGAGTGAATCAGGTGGTGTCGGACTGTAGTCCAGAGGAGACCCGATGGTGCACGGGTGCAAGCCAGTGACTGAATAAATTCATACACGAGGAGGAGAGGCAGACGCCCTGTGCACTGTTCCACCCCGAGGCAGACCCTCCACCTTCCAGGAGGTGGAACACGACCCGCAGCCCCCGTTAGAGGGGCTGCACAGAGGGACGCTCCTCCCACAAGGACAGGCTGGAAAGTTGGGGTGGGGGCGGTGACTGGACCATGGAGAAACCTGGTGAGCACCTCAGCCAGGTGGCCCAGGTCCACGTCTGCGATGGTGGCCACGGTGACAGCACGCACCCCtggtggggtgggatggaggggcaCTTGACCTCTGAGAGCCCACCCGGAACCCACAGCCTGTCCAGTCATGAGAACAGTGTCGGACGGGTCCCAGTGGAGGGCGCTCTACAGGACACACAACCAGCACTCCTCAACCTCAGGGTCACCAGAAACAGGCCAGTCTGAGCAGTCTTCATGGCCCAGGAGGCCTTAGGATCCAcgacagcctggtgggctctgggaCAGGAGAAGGACGTTGGGGAGAACAGGAGTGTGAGTGAGCCATGGGCTCAAGTGTGGCTCATTGATGGTGCCACACGCACCCACGCAGTCGGGATCACAGGAAGGGGAACGGTGCAGGGCATATGGGAACTCTCCGTACCAGCTGCTCAGGTTTTCTGTACACGTAGAAATACTCTGAAGTTAAGAGTTTATTAAAAATCGGGAGTTTGAAGGACAAAGACCTGGAAGTAAAAGCTGTTGCCCCAGCAGCTGGAGCCCCCAGGAGAGCCAACCTGCCAGGTCGCCGTCCAGACGCCTGTGCCCTGACGGGAGGCGCAGTGTGCACACTGGGTGTGCTCTAGAGAGCCACATGTCTGCCCGGGCCGTGGGCCTGGTATGAGGCAGGCGGTGCTGCTGAGAGCTCGGCGCAGCCTCCAAGCGGCTGTGCCGGCGTCTGCAGTTTCATCCGGTCCTTGGACCACAGCTCAAGTCCTGATATTTGGAGGTGATGGGGGTGGAGGGCACGTGGGGTGAAGGCAGAGGGTGGCTGTGTGATGACAGGAGAGGTCCCCGCGCCAGCCCGTCCACCCCGAGCAGCGCTCGCCTCTCGGCCGCAGGTGTAGCCCTGAGCAGAGGGCTCTGTCTGTGCGGATGGGCTTGGAGGGAACCTGTCGTGTTTCAGATTTTGAAGCTGATCTGAGTGAAAGCTCCCGAGTCGCCTCCACAAGAACTGGGACCACGAGCTTGAGGGGCTGTGCATGGCGTGGTGTGGCACTTGTTCTCACGGCTCCCTGTTCCTTTTGCAGAGAGTCAGGAAAGATGTGGACAGAGGCACCCAGCACTCCGACATGTTCCTGCTGAAGGCTGAGGATGGGAGCGAAGGTGTGTGCGCTGTGCCAGGGACAAGCCACGTGGGCGGCTGTGTGTCGGCGGGAAGGTGGGCAGAGGGTTTGGGGCTGGTGGGGAGCCCCTGCACGTGCCCCCTCACCCACGGGCAGGCCTGCGGACACCTCTCAAACAGTTCCCACATCCCCTCCGGGGCACCGAGGATGCAGAGTTAAAAACCCTGGTGGTGTCGGTCCATTCACGGTGCCTGTGTCATCTCTCACTCCTCCTGCTCAGTGGTGGGAAGTAGACTCCTGGAAGGCCTGTGGTGGGGTGAAGTCACCACTGTTCTTTTTTGTTAATTCAAGTATAGTTAATGTTCAGTGTTGTGTAGTTTCAGGTActcagcagagtgattcagttatagctAAGTATCTCTGTTGCTTTTCAGATGGTTTTTCCTTATAGGTTGTAAAATACTGAATGAGGTCTTGTGCTCACAGTAGGTCTCTGTTGATTTTACACACAGTGACATGTCTGTTAATCCCGCACTCCAAATCTGTCCCTCcacactttcccctttggtaatcctgaatttgttttctgtctgtgagtctgttctgttttgtGGGTAAGTTTACTTATAttgttctttttagattccacacgtaaatgatatcatatgatattgtctcagatgatcatctctaggtccatccgcgTTGCTGTAAATGGcgctatttcattccttttaatgactgagtcatattccactgtgtatatatatcgCATCTTGCTTCATCCATTTCTTCTGTCGGTAGTCACTTAGGTGTCTTCccattgttcattttttaaagctcaaAAACTAGTGATTTGGTGAGAGAAACcactgcctcctccccaccctacaGCCATCTCCTGCACTACATACGAGTTTAGGTTTTTTTTATTGCTATAACAGTGCTTTATAGTGGCTTTTCTCAAAAAAGGACTGCAGTGCTGGCCTGCCCCAGGGCGTGGTATGAGGGGTCCCAGAGCCAGTAGGCCGGCCTCCTCTTCACCCCTGCCTTCACAGCACCTGCTCAGTATGCCAGGCGAATGTGGGGAGGCTGTGTGGACGGGCGACCTCTGCGTAGACCGGCCCTGGGGAGGCTGGCCCGGGAGGCACAGACCACGGCTGTGCCCTCCTGCAGGTCCATGGGTCCCTACCTCCTCTCCTTGGCAGGCAAGTGGTCGTGGACACGGATTAACCCTTCTGGAGCCAAGCCCACGCCGAGGTCCGGATTCTCAGTGGCTGTGGCCCCAAACCACCAGACGCTGCTCTTTGGGGGGGTGTgtgacgaggaggaggaggagagcctGGAGGGGGACTTCCTCAACGACCTGCACTTCTACGACCCCATCAGGAACCGCTGGTTCGCAGGGCAGCTGAAGGTAGCGTGGGCCCCCGGCCTGCGACACCTCCCTCACCTCAgggcctcccctgtccctgggtctGTGGAGCTCTGTGGCACCATCGTCACCATCTTCACCATCACTGAAGGCGGGGAGCAGGTCGCCCCTGCCCTTGATGCCAGCACAGGCTGGGAGCGTGGCTCAGGGGCTGCTGTTCCGGGGCTCAGCTCCCTGGGGCTGCGTCAGTCGGGGGCCTCAGAAACACAGCCCTAGGGCCAAAAAGGAGGGCGGTCCACCCTGTGGGGAAGACTGGCTCCGGGCGAAGTCCCCCGGCGCCTCTGATGGGGGCCGGACGGCGTGAGTGCTGTGCTGTGGCTCGGCCCTCCGAGAGGTCACCCTGGCAGGGTGTGGCCCGGGACGAGGGgcgggcgcgggggcgggggTCCTCTGACACCTGGGTGCTCGCCCATCATGCTGCCCGCTCTCCGTCCGCAGGGGCCCAAGGCGGAGAAGAGGAGGCGCAGGCGGGGCAGAAAGGCGGAGCCCGGGGGTGCCGACAAGCAGGCGGCGAAGGGGCCCAGTGCCCAGGAGCCCCTGGAGGTGGTCAGGGAGGTGGTCTCAGAGGACGGGACCGTGGTCACCATCAAACAGGTGCTTGCTGCCCCGGGAGTGGCAGGACAGCTGGAGTCGGATGACGACGACGGCCCCGAGGAAGCAGGTGTCGCCCCGGTGGAGCCCAGCCCCCGCTCCAATGCCATGCTGGCCGTGAAGCACGGGCGCCTCTACCTCTACGGTGGCATGTTTGAGGCTGGCGACCGCCAggtgaccctcagcgacctctaCTGCCTGGACCTCCATAAGATGGAAGAGTGGATGGTCTTGGTAGAGACAGACCCAGGTGAGGGGGAGCGCCGTCCACCCCGCACCCACAGAGAGTGCCTGCAGGCCCGGGGAGGGCGTGGGCTCACCCCAACACCACTCGTGAGCCCCGGACTCACCCCAGGCAGTGTGGCCTGGACACCTGTTCTCCCCAAGGGGCCCTGTGTGCCCGGAGTGGaccctcctccccactgccctgTCATACCAcaggcaggccactgctgagtcctGAGCTGAGGCTGAAGTACCTTCAGATCTTCAGTCTGGGGAGAGGCTTGGAGTGGCTGAGAGACCCTCCTGTCTCGGAGcacagcctccctgcccagccctgctgTGACAGGCAGGGATGAGGTGTTGGCCTTGAGCCCCAGACGTGCTGGGTGGGCCCTGCGCTCACGTCCCAGTGTTTAGGCAGAGGGTGGCGTCCTCAGGGCAGCCGCACTGACACTGGTTCTCCCCTTTGCCTAAAGAATCTCAGGAGTGGCTGGAGGAGACCGACTCGGACGAGGACAGTGAGGAGGCTGAGGGTGCCGAAGGTGGCGGGGAGGAGGAcgaggacgaggaggaggaggaggaggagagcggCGAGGAGGGCGGGGGTGAGTGCTGGGGcactgggaggagggggaggggaggagcgtGGGGCCAGGGGAGGGGTCCGCTCCCCCGAGCTCACagctcccctccttttttttggtAACAAGATTTTAAAGTTTACTAGGTTTTTGTTAAAGCttactttgctgtgcagcttagatggtaaagaatctgcctgcaatgcaggagacccgggtccgatcgctgggtcgggaagattccctggagaagtaaatggcaacccaccccagtattcttgcctggagactcccatggacagagaagcctggtgggctacagaccacagggtcgcacagagttggacacaaccgagcaactaacttctttcactttgctgtgtagaCGTGCCCCCGAGGCAGGCAGCCGGTGTGCGTGTCTCACTGTGCGGAGGGCGTGTGAGCGCTTGCTGTGAGCGGGGCCTGTGCTCTTTCCTCGTGCAGTCCTCCATGGAAGTGGGGTGCTCACACGCTCGCTCCGCAGGACGTGGGCCCCTTCCTCACTGAAcatattt
The nucleotide sequence above comes from Bos indicus x Bos taurus breed Angus x Brahman F1 hybrid chromosome 18, Bos_hybrid_MaternalHap_v2.0, whole genome shotgun sequence. Encoded proteins:
- the KLHDC4 gene encoding kelch domain-containing protein 4 isoform X1 is translated as MGKKGKKEKKGRGAEKTAAKMEKKVSKRSRKEEEDLEALIAHFQTLDARKTQVVETPCSPPSPRLNASLSTHPEKDELILFGGEYFNGQKTFLYNELYVYNIRKDSWTKVEIPNPPPRRCAHQAVVVPQGGGQLWIFGGEFASPDGEQFYHYKDLWVLHLATKTWEQVRSPGGPSGRSGHRMVAWKRQLILFGGFHESTRDYIYYNDVYAFNLDTFTWSKLSPSGTGPTPRSGCQMTVTPQGNIIIYGGYSKQRVRKDVDRGTQHSDMFLLKAEDGSEGKWSWTRINPSGAKPTPRSGFSVAVAPNHQTLLFGGVCDEEEEESLEGDFLNDLHFYDPIRNRWFAGQLKGPKAEKRRRRRGRKAEPGGADKQAAKGPSAQEPLEVVREVVSEDGTVVTIKQVLAAPGVAGQLESDDDDGPEEAGVAPVEPSPRSNAMLAVKHGRLYLYGGMFEAGDRQVTLSDLYCLDLHKMEEWMVLVETDPESQEWLEETDSDEDSEEAEGAEGGGEEDEDEEEEEEESGEEGGEEHPSVAPGELFADYLPRTEQHWLRCARDSVGPGAPERRVLRAAQALAQAFYDGSAGRWTEGGAVPCGLK
- the KLHDC4 gene encoding kelch domain-containing protein 4 isoform X2, which gives rise to MGKKGKKEKKGRGAEKTAAKMEKKVSKRSRKEEEDLEALIAHFQTLDARKTQVVETPCSPPSPRLNASLSTHPEKDELILFGGEYFNGQKVKLFCITNSTSTTSGRTAGPKWRSPTHLQGAVLTRSPGGPSGRSGHRMVAWKRQLILFGGFHESTRDYIYYNDVYAFNLDTFTWSKLSPSGTGPTPRSGCQMTVTPQGNIIIYGGYSKQRVRKDVDRGTQHSDMFLLKAEDGSEGKWSWTRINPSGAKPTPRSGFSVAVAPNHQTLLFGGVCDEEEEESLEGDFLNDLHFYDPIRNRWFAGQLKGPKAEKRRRRRGRKAEPGGADKQAAKGPSAQEPLEVVREVVSEDGTVVTIKQVLAAPGVAGQLESDDDDGPEEAGVAPVEPSPRSNAMLAVKHGRLYLYGGMFEAGDRQVTLSDLYCLDLHKMEEWMVLVETDPESQEWLEETDSDEDSEEAEGAEGGGEEDEDEEEEEEESGEEGGEEHPSVAPGELFADYLPRTEQHWLRCARDSVGPGAPERRVLRAAQALAQAFYDGSAGRWTEGGAVPCGLK
- the KLHDC4 gene encoding kelch domain-containing protein 4 isoform X3, yielding MVAWKRQLILFGGFHESTRDYIYYNDVYAFNLDTFTWSKLSPSGTGPTPRSGCQMTVTPQGNIIIYGGYSKQRVRKDVDRGTQHSDMFLLKAEDGSEGKWSWTRINPSGAKPTPRSGFSVAVAPNHQTLLFGGVCDEEEEESLEGDFLNDLHFYDPIRNRWFAGQLKGPKAEKRRRRRGRKAEPGGADKQAAKGPSAQEPLEVVREVVSEDGTVVTIKQVLAAPGVAGQLESDDDDGPEEAGVAPVEPSPRSNAMLAVKHGRLYLYGGMFEAGDRQVTLSDLYCLDLHKMEEWMVLVETDPESQEWLEETDSDEDSEEAEGAEGGGEEDEDEEEEEEESGEEGGEEHPSVAPGELFADYLPRTEQHWLRCARDSVGPGAPERRVLRAAQALAQAFYDGSAGRWTEGGAVPCGLK